The genome window CCGGCCCGGCGGCCAGTGCCTTGGGCGGGCTGGCCCTGACCGGTCCTGGGGAAGACGCGGTGGTACTGGACATTGGGGGGACAACCACCGACCTGGCGCTCATCCTGGACGGTCACCCCCTGCTGGCGAGCAAGGGCATCAGGATAGAGGATTACTACACCCAGGTGCGCTCCCTGGCCGTGCGTTCCGTTCCCCTGGGAGGGGATTCGGCGGTCCGGATCCGGGAGGGGCGCCTGCAAATAGGGCCGGAACGGTTCGGCCCGGCCTGCTGTTTGGGCGGGCCGGCCCCCACCCTCACGGATGCCATGCGTTGCCTCGGCCTTACTGATCTCGGAGACGGCGGCCGGGCCCGGGCGGCCATGGCCGAACTGGCAAAGTCCACGGGGGTTTCTCCGGAACAGGTGGCCGGGCAGGTACTGGAGGAGGCGGTAACCGGCCTGCAGGCGGCGGTAGAGGAAATGTTTCGGTCCTGGGAGGAGGAGCCCGCCTACCGGATATGGGAGATCGTGCGCGGACGAAAGGGGCGGCCGAATAAGGTGGTGGGACTGGGCGCGGCGGCCCCGGCACTGGTGCCCCAACTGGCACAAGAGATGGGCTGCCGGGCGTTGGTGCCGCAGCATGCCGCCTCGGCCAACGCCATCGGCGCCGCCCTGGCCAGGCCCACGGTTTACATCACCCTCCACGCGGACACCGAGCGCGGCTTTTACAGCGTGGAGGAGACCGGGGTTTACTCGAAGCTGCCTCAAACCGACCGCCTCAGCCTGGAGGACGCGTGCTCGCTGGCCCGGGAGCATCTGGACTCCGAGGCCGCCCGCATGGGAGTGAACGAGGGGGAGCCGGAAGTGCTTTACGCCGAGGGATTTAACCTGGTACGGGGCTGGCACACTACCGGCAGGATATACAGCGTGGTAATGCAGCTTGCACCCGGGCTGGTGCAGGAGCTGGCGGAGGAATAACCATGGGGACCAATATGGGACTGGTTTTCTTCCCGGCCTTCGACTGGGCCATTTCTCCCACCCATCCGGAGAGAGAAGAAAGGCTTCTGTATACCAAGGATCAGCTTTTTGAGGAGGGCGTGCTGGACTTTCCCCAGATCCGGGAGTACAAGGCCGAGCCCGCCTCGCCCAAGGACGTCGCTCGGGCGCACTTTTGCGTTCCGGACGTGTCCGCCCAGGCTACGGAGGCGCACCTGATTGCCGCCGGCGCCACCCTGGTGCTGGCCCGGGCCCTGTGCCAGGGCGAAATCGATCGGGGTTTTGCGCTGGTAAGACCGCCCGGGCATCATGCCATGCGGGTGGCACACGGAAACCGGGGCTTTTGCAACATCAACAACGAAGCCATCATGGTGGAGTACCTGCGTCGCCACTACGGCTTCCGGCGCCTGGCCATCGTGGATACCGACGTGCACCACGGCGACGGCACCCAGGACATCTACTACAACGATCCCGACGTGCTCTACATTTCCTTTCACCAGGACGGCCGCACCCTTTATCCCGGGTCGGGCTTTCCCGAAGAGGTGGGGGGACCGGCCGCCGGCGGTTACACCCTCAACGTGCCGTTACCGCCGGGCACCACCGACGAGGGCATTCACTTCGTGCTGGACGAGTTCATCCTCCCGGTGCTGGAGGAATTCTCGCCGGAACTGGTAATCAACTCGGCCGGCCAGGATAACCACTACACCGACCCCCTGGCCAACATGGCCTTTTCTGCCCAGGGCTACGCCCGCCTGAACGAGAAGCTGAAGCCCCACCTGGCGGTGCTGGAAGGCGGGTATGCCATTGAGACTGCCCTACCTTATGTCAATCTGGGCATAATCCTGGCCATGGCCGGTCTGGACTATTCCTGGGTCCGGGAGCCGGACTATCCGCGAGGCGGGCTGAGCGAGCCGGCCGGCATCCGGCCCTACCTGAAGGAGCTGGTGGAGCGCCTTTGGAGCCTGTGGCGCCGCCGTGGCAGCATTATGGACGGCAGCTTCAGGCGGGAAGGCGACTTCTACCGCCGCAGCCGCTCCATATACTACGATACGGACCAGATACGCGAATACCAGGAGGAGAGGGTGCGGCATTGTTCGGG of Clostridia bacterium contains these proteins:
- a CDS encoding hydantoinase/oxoprolinase family protein produces the protein MLIGIDVGGTYTDGALIADGRIAYTVKVPTRPDELLASLLGVLDEVLYHANPSRIRRIVFSTTLVTNLLAQEQLEPVGLLLLPGPGVNPELYGFRPPLRYLPGAIDYRGREIVGLDEDAALKALRELAEAGIAKVAVVGKFSPRNPAHELAVARLAAQHLPELEVEVGHKAAGRLNFPRRAATTRLTLAVRSRHQSFLDQVSRALQERKLEAPAFLLKADGGALPLEMARSRPLESVFSGPAASALGGLALTGPGEDAVVLDIGGTTTDLALILDGHPLLASKGIRIEDYYTQVRSLAVRSVPLGGDSAVRIREGRLQIGPERFGPACCLGGPAPTLTDAMRCLGLTDLGDGGRARAAMAELAKSTGVSPEQVAGQVLEEAVTGLQAAVEEMFRSWEEEPAYRIWEIVRGRKGRPNKVVGLGAAAPALVPQLAQEMGCRALVPQHAASANAIGAALARPTVYITLHADTERGFYSVEETGVYSKLPQTDRLSLEDACSLAREHLDSEAARMGVNEGEPEVLYAEGFNLVRGWHTTGRIYSVVMQLAPGLVQELAEE
- a CDS encoding histone deacetylase, translating into MGTNMGLVFFPAFDWAISPTHPEREERLLYTKDQLFEEGVLDFPQIREYKAEPASPKDVARAHFCVPDVSAQATEAHLIAAGATLVLARALCQGEIDRGFALVRPPGHHAMRVAHGNRGFCNINNEAIMVEYLRRHYGFRRLAIVDTDVHHGDGTQDIYYNDPDVLYISFHQDGRTLYPGSGFPEEVGGPAAGGYTLNVPLPPGTTDEGIHFVLDEFILPVLEEFSPELVINSAGQDNHYTDPLANMAFSAQGYARLNEKLKPHLAVLEGGYAIETALPYVNLGIILAMAGLDYSWVREPDYPRGGLSEPAGIRPYLKELVERLWSLWRRRGSIMDGSFRREGDFYRRSRSIYYDTDQIREYQEERVRHCSGCPGYTLLSSRARRPGREEVAIYAVSIPWQACPRCQDEAREEYDRAVSSPGAHRYLYLQDKPRDTYLCFDARTGVETPC